One Candidatus Nanosynbacter featherlites genomic region harbors:
- the rnpA gene encoding ribonuclease P protein component: MLTHRHRFHGHGSLRYLYQNGDAVRSRVMTVKYITNPRRKHSRFAVVISKKVLKSAVRRNRVRRRVYEVIRAELPMLKDNHDIALIIVTADFLHMEYKSIQNEVKRLFSQANLYK; encoded by the coding sequence ATGTTAACGCATCGTCACAGATTTCACGGTCACGGCAGTTTACGGTATTTATATCAAAATGGTGATGCTGTGAGGTCTCGTGTAATGACAGTAAAATATATCACCAATCCACGCCGGAAACACAGTCGATTTGCTGTGGTGATCAGTAAAAAAGTCCTCAAATCAGCCGTTCGCCGTAATAGGGTGCGTCGACGGGTGTACGAGGTGATTCGAGCTGAGCTGCCAATGCTTAAAGATAATCATGATATAGCGCTGATTATTGTTACGGCTGATTTTTTACACATGGAATACAAGAGTATTCAAAACGAAGTTAAACGACTATTCTCCCAGGCTAATCTGTATAAATGA
- a CDS encoding protein jag, whose product MDQQQTIDYIKKYVEDLMAFFDLNITAEVSIEDDILIVKIPSTQYNSLLIGRGAETLRSIQHLLSALLRNSNAAVERVNLDIADYKQQHAEKLAEKARAWFQEVRDTGEPKRLDLNAADRWTVHHTAHDFNDIETHSEGEGRDRRLVISLKD is encoded by the coding sequence ATGGATCAGCAGCAAACAATCGATTACATCAAGAAATATGTTGAGGATTTGATGGCCTTTTTCGACCTAAATATAACGGCTGAAGTGTCCATCGAAGACGATATTTTGATCGTAAAGATTCCATCAACGCAATACAATAGCCTACTGATTGGTCGCGGCGCTGAGACGTTGCGCAGTATCCAACACTTACTCTCAGCACTGCTTCGCAACAGCAATGCCGCAGTGGAACGAGTTAACCTAGATATCGCTGACTACAAGCAGCAGCACGCTGAAAAACTTGCTGAAAAAGCTCGCGCTTGGTTTCAGGAAGTCCGAGACACTGGCGAGCCTAAGAGGTTGGATCTTAACGCGGCTGACCGCTGGACGGTACACCACACCGCACATGATTTCAATGACATAGAAACTCACTCAGAGGGCGAAGGTCGCGATCGACGACTTGTGATTAGCCTAAAAGATTAA
- a CDS encoding YidC/Oxa1 family membrane protein insertase: MSFFDVLIVQPIFNILMAIYGLIPDFGVSIILFTIIIRLLLWPMVKKQLHQTKAMRKMQPQLAKINAKYKNDRQARALAMMELYKEHNISMFGSIGVLLIQLPVLIGIYRVVQIFVSSRVHTGDLAKYAYDFIEQLPVVSNLVAHPDQLNQNFLGMVDLTQHAVSNSSVTWSLLILAVLAAVMQFLTTKQISPASDSKKRLRDIMQEAAEGKEADQSEINAIVMRKMMKFMPIFMFFVIINLPGALALYLTVSNVAAYAQNAIILKGDSDEMETISKTPSKSKKNSKKSQASRRAATATEAKITRIKAKE; this comes from the coding sequence ATGAGTTTTTTTGATGTTCTGATTGTACAGCCAATTTTTAATATTTTAATGGCCATTTACGGCTTAATTCCAGACTTTGGTGTCAGTATTATCCTCTTTACTATCATCATCCGTCTTCTGCTGTGGCCAATGGTTAAAAAACAGCTACATCAGACAAAAGCGATGCGCAAAATGCAGCCGCAACTGGCGAAAATTAACGCCAAATACAAGAATGATCGCCAGGCACGAGCGCTTGCGATGATGGAATTATATAAAGAGCACAACATTAGCATGTTTGGTTCAATTGGCGTGCTTTTGATTCAGCTGCCAGTATTGATCGGTATTTACCGAGTGGTGCAAATCTTTGTGTCTAGCCGGGTTCATACCGGCGACCTTGCTAAATACGCATATGATTTTATCGAACAATTACCAGTAGTATCCAATTTAGTAGCTCACCCAGATCAACTCAATCAGAACTTTTTGGGGATGGTTGACCTCACACAGCACGCAGTTAGTAACAGTAGTGTTACCTGGAGTTTACTAATTTTGGCTGTGTTGGCGGCGGTGATGCAGTTTTTGACCACTAAACAAATTTCTCCAGCGAGCGACAGTAAGAAGCGATTGCGCGATATCATGCAAGAAGCTGCTGAAGGCAAAGAGGCAGATCAGTCAGAGATCAATGCTATCGTGATGCGCAAGATGATGAAATTTATGCCAATCTTTATGTTTTTCGTGATCATCAACCTACCGGGTGCCCTAGCACTGTATCTAACCGTCTCAAACGTTGCGGCATATGCGCAAAATGCCATCATCTTAAAGGGAGATAGTGATGAGATGGAGACTATTTCTAAAACACCAAGCAAGTCAAAGAAAAACTCCAAAAAATCTCAAGCAAGTAGGCGTGCAGCGACAGCAACTGAGGCAAAAATCACCCGGATCAAGGCCAAGGAATAA
- the rpmH gene encoding 50S ribosomal protein L34, with amino-acid sequence MPKRTFQPHKRHRARTHGFRARVSTKAGRAVLKRRRLKGRARIAL; translated from the coding sequence ATGCCAAAGCGAACATTTCAACCACACAAACGTCATCGTGCCCGTACGCACGGTTTTCGAGCACGCGTTTCTACAAAGGCTGGTCGCGCTGTTTTGAAGCGACGCCGCCTAAAAGGTCGTGCACGGATTGCACTGTAA